Proteins from a single region of Pseudarthrobacter sp. NIBRBAC000502772:
- a CDS encoding antibiotic biosynthesis monooxygenase, which yields MIREIATLTITPGSETEFEAAVAQAAPLFQRAPGALSFMVERSIEDPAQYTLTVGWTTLEDHTVGFRGSQEFQQWRELVGPFFAAPPMVRHLQHIYQGF from the coding sequence TGATCCGCGAAATCGCAACCCTCACCATCACCCCCGGCTCCGAAACAGAGTTCGAAGCCGCCGTCGCCCAAGCGGCCCCGCTCTTCCAGAGGGCGCCCGGAGCCCTCAGTTTCATGGTCGAGCGCTCCATCGAAGACCCGGCCCAATACACCCTCACGGTCGGCTGGACAACCCTCGAGGACCACACCGTCGGGTTCCGCGGTTCGCAGGAATTCCAGCAATGGCGCGAACTCGTCGGACCATTCTTCGCGGCCCCACCCATGGTCAGACACCTCCAACACATCTATCAGGGCTTCTAA